In Micromonospora sp. NBC_01813, the following are encoded in one genomic region:
- a CDS encoding DUF2269 family protein has product MACWPLVAPRIRPYRRVVTKFLLSVHVIAAIVAIGPVTVAASMFPAAARRAIADPYDVAARTTLRTLHRICRVYAAVGIVVPVFGLATATSLGVLTDAWLLVSIALTAIAAALLVLRVLPRQQALLAETDTPGDGPEPTTTSAAGAPARLAAYTGVFNLLWATVTVLMIVRPGSTTGA; this is encoded by the coding sequence ATGGCTTGCTGGCCACTCGTGGCACCACGAATCCGCCCATACCGTCGCGTCGTGACGAAATTTCTGCTCTCCGTACATGTGATCGCGGCGATCGTGGCGATCGGCCCGGTCACCGTCGCGGCCAGTATGTTCCCGGCCGCCGCCCGCCGGGCGATCGCCGATCCGTACGACGTGGCGGCCCGGACGACTCTGCGGACGCTGCACCGGATCTGTCGGGTGTACGCCGCCGTCGGGATCGTCGTGCCGGTCTTCGGCCTGGCCACCGCCACCAGTCTCGGGGTCCTCACCGACGCCTGGCTGCTCGTGTCGATCGCGCTCACCGCGATCGCCGCCGCACTGCTGGTGCTGCGGGTGCTGCCTCGCCAGCAGGCGCTGCTGGCCGAGACCGACACTCCCGGCGACGGGCCGGAGCCGACGACGACGTCAGCGGCCGGCGCCCCGGCCCGGCTGGCCGCGTACACCGGGGTGTTCAACCTGCTCTGGGCGACCGTCACGGTGCTGATGATCGTCCGGCCCGGCTCGACCACGGGGGCGTGA
- a CDS encoding acetamidase/formamidase family protein: MRHTLEPDARTLHGYFSPDYPPVLTIDPGDTVTFRTLDCWWSAGPYAGGPHDQRPRVPAYRPGFGHALVGPVAVRGARPGTTLSVRVDEVLPADWGTTLAGSALTPHSDRYGIAGTETVHTWQLDPATGTGRNQLGHTVTLRPFLGVLGMPPAQPGEHSTIPPRRCGGNLDCKDLVTGSTLLLPVTVDGALFSVGDGHAAQGDGEICGTAIECPMDRVRLTFDLVDDQPLTGPVARVDGAWLTLGLGDTLDAAAADALDAMITLMSRRHGLSRGDAVALASVVVDVRVTQIVNGVVGVHARLADDAIR; encoded by the coding sequence ATGCGGCACACCCTGGAGCCGGACGCCCGGACCCTGCACGGCTACTTCTCACCCGACTATCCGCCGGTGCTCACCATCGACCCCGGTGACACGGTCACCTTCCGTACCCTGGACTGCTGGTGGTCGGCCGGGCCGTACGCCGGCGGGCCGCACGACCAACGGCCCCGGGTGCCGGCGTACCGGCCGGGGTTCGGCCACGCGCTGGTCGGGCCGGTCGCGGTCCGTGGCGCCCGGCCCGGGACGACCCTGTCGGTACGCGTCGACGAGGTGCTGCCGGCCGACTGGGGCACCACGCTGGCGGGCAGCGCGTTGACCCCGCACAGCGACCGGTACGGCATCGCCGGCACCGAGACGGTGCACACCTGGCAGCTGGACCCGGCCACCGGCACCGGCCGCAACCAGCTCGGGCACACGGTGACGTTGCGGCCCTTCCTCGGCGTGCTCGGCATGCCACCGGCGCAGCCCGGCGAGCACTCGACGATCCCGCCGCGCCGCTGCGGCGGCAACCTGGACTGCAAGGATCTGGTCACCGGCAGCACCCTGCTGCTGCCGGTGACCGTCGACGGCGCGCTGTTCTCCGTCGGCGACGGGCACGCAGCCCAGGGCGACGGCGAGATCTGCGGTACGGCGATCGAGTGCCCGATGGACCGGGTGCGGCTCACCTTCGACCTGGTCGATGATCAGCCGCTGACCGGACCGGTGGCCCGGGTGGACGGCGCCTGGCTGACCCTCGGCCTGGGTGACACCCTCGACGCCGCTGCCGCCGACGCCCTCGACGCGATGATCACCCTGATGTCCCGCCGCCACGGGCTGTCCCGGGGCGACGCGGTCGCTCTGGCCAGCGTCGTCGTCGACGTACGGGTGACGCAGATCGTCAACGGCGTCGTCGGCGTGCACGCCCGGCTCGCCGACGACGCCATCCGTTGA
- a CDS encoding beta-L-arabinofuranosidase domain-containing protein: MPFPGLNRRQLLQAAGAATVASAVGPMVGISAAAELAPVRPDIGVSAYPFEMGQVRLTSSRWLDNQNRTLNYLRFVDVDRMLYVFRANHRLSTNGAATNGGWDAPNFPFRSHMQGHFLTAWSYAYAVTGDTTCRDKANYMVAELAKCQANNGAAGFNTGYLSGFPESDIAALETGGFVAVSYYCIHKTLAGLLDVWRYLGNTQARDVLLRLAGWVDWRTGRLSYNQMQTVLNTEFGGMNAVLTDLYQQTGEARWLTTAQRFDHASVFDPLANNQDQLNGKHANTLIPKWVGAAREYKATGTTRYRDIASNAWNMTIDTHTYVIGGNSQAEHFRPPNAIAGYLANDTAEACNTYNMLKLTRELWLLDPNRVAYFDYYERALLNHLIGQQNPADSRGHVTYFTPLNAGGRRGVGPAWGGGTWSTDYNSFWCCQGTGIETNTKLMDSVYFHNGTTLTVNLFLPSVLNWSQRGITVTQTTSYPVSDTTTLTVTGNVSGSWTMRVRIPAWTSNATISVNGVAQSVATTPGTYAALTRSWASGDTVTVRLPMQVVVEPTNDNQNVVALVYGPVVLSGNYGNTALTALPSLNTSSVTRTSTSSLAFTATANGATVNLGPFYDAHGHNYTVYWNRGSGGTGSSASFRLANVASGLVLGIQNMSTADGGLALQWADSGTADHEWQLIVDGTALRLRNVNSGKVLGVQNMSTADNTPILQWSDTGTADHRWTIVDVGDGSHKIRNVHTGKLLAILNGSTAQGAQAVQDPDNGTADNQWRFLPTGARRIQNLGSGLVLGVQNMSTADGGLVIQWGDTGTADHLWTALVDTGGYLRLRNSNSGKVLGVENASTANGARVLQWADNGTNDHRWRLRYGSNGYFRIQCANGGRVLGVSGASTAQGAQVVIWDDNGTNDHLWRFV; this comes from the coding sequence ATGCCTTTTCCAGGTCTGAACCGCCGCCAACTGCTCCAAGCCGCCGGTGCCGCCACTGTCGCCTCGGCAGTCGGTCCGATGGTCGGAATCTCCGCAGCCGCCGAGCTCGCCCCGGTCCGTCCGGACATCGGGGTGTCCGCCTACCCGTTCGAGATGGGTCAGGTGCGGCTGACCAGCAGCCGCTGGCTGGACAACCAGAACCGCACCCTGAACTACCTGCGCTTCGTCGACGTGGACCGGATGCTCTACGTCTTCCGGGCCAACCACCGGCTCTCCACCAACGGAGCCGCCACCAACGGCGGCTGGGATGCTCCGAACTTCCCCTTCCGCTCCCACATGCAGGGGCACTTCCTCACCGCCTGGTCGTACGCCTACGCCGTGACCGGCGACACCACCTGCCGGGACAAAGCCAACTACATGGTCGCCGAACTGGCCAAGTGTCAGGCGAACAACGGCGCCGCCGGATTCAACACCGGTTACCTGTCCGGCTTCCCCGAGTCCGACATCGCCGCTCTCGAAACGGGCGGCTTCGTCGCCGTGTCGTACTACTGCATCCACAAGACGCTCGCCGGGCTGCTCGACGTCTGGCGGTACCTCGGCAACACCCAGGCCCGAGACGTCCTGCTGAGGCTCGCCGGCTGGGTCGACTGGCGCACCGGTCGGCTGAGCTACAACCAGATGCAGACAGTGCTGAACACCGAGTTCGGCGGCATGAACGCCGTGCTGACCGACCTCTACCAGCAGACCGGCGAGGCTCGCTGGCTCACCACCGCGCAGCGATTCGACCACGCATCGGTCTTCGACCCGCTGGCCAACAACCAGGACCAACTCAACGGCAAACACGCGAACACTCTGATCCCGAAGTGGGTGGGTGCCGCGCGGGAGTACAAGGCCACCGGCACCACCCGCTACCGCGACATCGCCAGCAACGCCTGGAACATGACCATCGACACGCACACCTACGTGATCGGCGGCAACAGCCAGGCGGAACACTTCCGCCCGCCGAACGCCATCGCCGGGTACCTCGCCAACGACACCGCCGAGGCCTGCAACACGTACAACATGCTCAAACTGACCCGGGAGCTGTGGCTGCTGGACCCGAACCGGGTGGCGTACTTCGACTACTACGAGCGCGCCCTGCTCAACCATCTCATCGGTCAGCAGAACCCGGCCGACAGCCGCGGACACGTCACCTACTTCACCCCGCTGAACGCGGGCGGACGCCGTGGCGTGGGCCCGGCCTGGGGCGGCGGCACCTGGAGCACCGACTACAACTCGTTCTGGTGCTGCCAGGGCACCGGCATCGAGACGAACACGAAACTGATGGACTCCGTCTACTTCCACAACGGCACCACGCTGACCGTGAACCTGTTCCTGCCATCGGTGCTCAACTGGTCACAACGCGGCATCACCGTCACCCAGACCACCAGCTACCCGGTCAGCGACACCACCACCCTCACCGTCACCGGCAACGTCAGCGGCTCCTGGACCATGCGGGTGCGCATCCCCGCCTGGACCAGCAACGCGACCATCAGCGTCAACGGTGTCGCGCAGAGCGTCGCCACCACGCCCGGCACGTACGCCGCGTTGACCCGTTCCTGGGCCTCCGGCGACACGGTCACGGTACGGCTGCCGATGCAGGTCGTGGTCGAACCCACCAACGACAACCAGAACGTGGTGGCACTCGTCTACGGCCCCGTCGTGCTGTCGGGCAACTACGGCAACACGGCCCTCACCGCTCTCCCCTCGTTGAACACCAGCTCGGTGACCCGGACCAGCACCAGTTCGCTGGCCTTCACCGCCACCGCCAACGGCGCCACGGTCAACCTCGGCCCGTTCTACGACGCCCACGGTCACAACTACACGGTGTACTGGAACCGCGGCAGCGGGGGCACCGGTTCGAGCGCCAGTTTCCGCCTGGCCAACGTGGCCAGTGGGCTGGTGCTCGGCATCCAGAACATGTCGACCGCCGACGGTGGCCTGGCATTGCAGTGGGCCGACAGCGGCACCGCCGACCACGAATGGCAGTTGATCGTCGACGGGACCGCCCTGCGGTTGCGCAACGTCAACAGCGGGAAGGTGCTCGGCGTACAGAACATGTCGACCGCCGACAACACTCCGATCCTGCAGTGGAGCGACACCGGCACAGCCGACCACCGGTGGACCATCGTCGACGTCGGAGACGGCTCACACAAGATCCGCAACGTGCACACCGGGAAGCTGCTGGCCATCCTGAACGGCTCCACCGCCCAAGGTGCCCAGGCGGTCCAGGATCCGGACAACGGCACAGCGGACAACCAGTGGCGGTTCCTCCCCACCGGTGCCCGGCGGATCCAGAACCTCGGCAGCGGCCTCGTGCTCGGCGTACAGAACATGTCCACCGCCGACGGCGGCCTGGTCATCCAGTGGGGCGACACCGGCACCGCCGACCATCTCTGGACCGCCCTGGTCGACACGGGTGGCTACCTGCGCCTGCGCAACTCGAACAGCGGCAAGGTGCTCGGCGTGGAGAACGCCAGCACGGCCAACGGCGCCCGGGTGCTCCAGTGGGCCGACAACGGCACCAACGACCACCGGTGGCGGCTGCGGTACGGAAGCAACGGCTACTTCCGGATCCAGTGCGCGAACGGTGGCCGGGTCCTCGGCGTCAGCGGCGCGTCCACCGCCCAGGGGGCCCAGGTCGTCATCTGGGACGACAACGGCACCAACGACCACCTCTGGCGGTTCGTCTAG
- a CDS encoding acyltransferase family protein, whose product MVTERCGNAQVAGLVSATMRVSPTLSDSEQETSAQVAARARSGDRSPYIDALRALAILRVYLLHTLWLTWLPMVFPAMPVMFALAGYLTAVSLDRGAPLRVVGSRLRRLLPPLWALAAVAVPLMVLVGWRPGLLDVTWWVAPLRNPPSSEWGGPFSLGLWYIRAYLWLVLLSPLLWWAFRRWPVGALLALPAFAVLLTSPLVDLPVSPVTDVVWSVAAYGSCWLVGYARHTGLLDRVPLAWYAFGVGVLALGAMMWLADRGEDDQLGGLAWGWAVVLLLMRARPRLDWLTQVPWLVRLIRMINARAVTIYIWHLPVLYAAGGLLTLAGLAAGKAAMLGVGTTLLVAVVLALGWVEDLAARRRPSLLPPG is encoded by the coding sequence ATGGTTACCGAACGTTGCGGCAACGCCCAGGTAGCCGGGCTAGTTTCGGCCACCATGCGTGTCAGCCCGACCCTGAGCGACAGCGAGCAGGAGACGTCTGCCCAGGTGGCCGCGCGGGCCCGGTCCGGCGACCGCAGCCCGTACATCGACGCGTTGCGGGCGCTGGCGATCCTGCGGGTCTACCTGCTGCACACGCTGTGGTTGACCTGGCTGCCGATGGTGTTCCCGGCGATGCCGGTGATGTTCGCGCTGGCCGGCTACCTGACTGCGGTGTCGCTGGACCGGGGCGCGCCGCTGCGGGTGGTCGGCTCCCGGCTGCGCCGGCTGCTGCCGCCGTTGTGGGCCCTCGCCGCGGTCGCCGTACCGCTGATGGTGCTGGTTGGCTGGCGGCCCGGCCTGCTGGACGTGACCTGGTGGGTGGCGCCGCTGCGCAACCCGCCGTCGAGCGAGTGGGGCGGGCCGTTCTCGCTCGGGCTGTGGTACATCCGCGCCTACCTGTGGCTGGTGCTGCTCTCCCCGCTGCTGTGGTGGGCGTTCCGGCGCTGGCCGGTCGGTGCGCTGCTGGCCCTGCCCGCGTTCGCCGTACTGCTGACGTCGCCGCTGGTCGACCTGCCGGTCAGCCCGGTCACCGACGTGGTCTGGTCGGTGGCCGCGTACGGCAGCTGCTGGCTGGTCGGCTACGCCCGGCACACCGGGCTGCTCGACCGGGTGCCGTTGGCCTGGTACGCGTTCGGCGTCGGCGTGCTGGCGCTCGGGGCGATGATGTGGCTGGCCGATCGGGGCGAGGACGACCAGCTCGGCGGGCTGGCCTGGGGCTGGGCGGTGGTGCTGCTGCTGATGCGGGCCCGACCCCGGCTGGACTGGCTCACGCAGGTGCCGTGGCTGGTCCGGCTGATCCGCATGATCAACGCCCGGGCGGTGACCATCTACATTTGGCACCTGCCGGTGCTGTACGCCGCCGGCGGGCTGCTCACGCTGGCCGGCCTAGCGGCCGGCAAGGCGGCGATGCTCGGCGTCGGCACCACACTGCTGGTCGCGGTGGTGCTGGCCCTCGGCTGGGTCGAAGACCTCGCCGCCCGCCGCCGCCCATCACTGCTGCCACCAGGCTGA
- a CDS encoding winged helix-turn-helix domain-containing protein: protein MVCVSTDRAVREQLVSRVDDLGAVLFVNNLTELRAMLLSAAADGPMAAAAPSPTGLTRLGDLQLDSVSTEITWRGEALALTRLERETLLRLASPPLRLWTYPRLFEAVWGGAYLGDQAALHATVKRLRRKLVALPSGPRVRTVRGVGYHLVSE, encoded by the coding sequence GTGGTGTGCGTGTCCACGGACCGTGCGGTGCGTGAGCAGTTGGTGTCCCGCGTCGACGACCTCGGTGCGGTGCTGTTCGTCAACAACCTGACCGAACTGCGGGCGATGTTGCTGTCGGCGGCGGCCGACGGGCCGATGGCGGCCGCCGCTCCGTCGCCGACCGGGCTGACCCGCCTCGGTGACCTGCAACTCGACTCGGTCTCCACTGAGATCACCTGGCGCGGCGAGGCGCTGGCGCTCACCCGGTTGGAGCGGGAGACACTGCTGCGGCTGGCCAGCCCACCGCTGCGGCTGTGGACGTACCCCCGGCTGTTCGAGGCGGTTTGGGGTGGCGCCTACCTGGGCGACCAGGCTGCGCTGCACGCCACGGTGAAGCGACTGCGTCGCAAGCTTGTCGCGCTGCCGAGCGGGCCGCGGGTGCGCACTGTCCGAGGCGTCGGCTACCACCTGGTGTCGGAGTAA
- a CDS encoding S8 family serine peptidase — protein sequence MIHPPGRTGPPPAGTRFAAAMLAIALGVTATMAAAPAASAAPVTGNGDAPAAVSAELLADLAADGTTSFMVYLREKATLDSAARISDRARRSTVAYEQLTEVAERSQRELTADLTRRKVPHTSFWIANAVQVTGDRALVDAIAARPEVARVEPLRTHELIEPVTQSSVADDPQTTWGVEQIGAPRVWSEFGVRGDTVVIASIDTGVQFDHPALVASYRGNLGDGTFDHDYNWFDPSGVCPDETPCDNQGHGSHTVGTMVGDDGAGARIGVAPGARWIAAKGCESRSCSDAALLAAGQWVLAPTDRNGENPRPDLRPDIVNNSWGGGQANLWYEQVVTAWRAAGIFPVFSAGNEGPACNTASSPGDYPNVYTVGAHDVDGTIAGFSSRGASGVDSQIKPDIAAPGVGTVSAIPGSQYGTADGTSMAAPHVAGTVALLWSAAPALRNDYAATVALLDRTAIDVDATECGGTVADNNLAGEGRLDAYQLVAQSPRAQTGRLTGTVTDAADGSPVAGVTVAVAGRSVQTGPTGSYATYLPAGTHPVTVSGFGWATQSLTVTVGTAPAGLDVALVAVPHVTLSGRVTDGSGQGWPLYARIEVAGRPGHPVFTDPTSGRYAVQVPRHGTYQLTVTAQYPGYRTVTTEVAVGGQARTANLVVLAQIACTAPGYTAGTGATVFATDFAAEPVGWSVADRTDGGGWTFTDHHQRGNLTGGSGGFAIVDSDGHGVGRSQDTLLHTPMVDISQIAAPVLRFHTDARIAGNGDVAAIDVSTNGTEWVNVSQVTESVRGPRLVEIPLAAVAGADQVQVRFRYRGGYSWWWQVDDVAIVDRTCTAVDGGLVAGFTSDANTGAAVVGARVADPQRPDEYGTSAATPADETVPDGFYWFFASGAGQQRSFVAEAAPYQQRKRTASVVAGGTRRVDFDLRSGQLAVSGAPVEAELAHGGNGSAEFTVRNTGTAPVTVEVLERPAAAATPPLSGQPSWQRLADAPDGLSDNAAVVLDGTVYSIGGGTHLGTTRQAWAYDLAADSWQRLPDLPRDRGKPAVAAVDGKVYVFGGWDTEFRPQSAVDVFDPATGVWQTLAGVTNPAPRAAAAAVVVEGLIYLVGGCRDDLCRASTDVLAFDPVTATFRALADYPHEVAWHACGAIDLRIYCAGGFSHDGDYADTLAYDPDTDRWSARAAMPEHVTSMAYSVAAGRLVLAGGMLAGGEITDRTIGYDPVADAWQELAPTGQAAFRGAGACGGLAIGGMSPQWAALPSISQWSGADGCAPQAEVSWLRVRPASFTLAPGASKAVTVRFTADAAAGVDGPGRYTATLALRAQTPYPVPTVPVELTVRQR from the coding sequence ATGATCCATCCACCTGGACGCACCGGCCCGCCACCAGCGGGTACTCGGTTCGCCGCTGCGATGCTGGCGATCGCGCTCGGTGTCACCGCCACCATGGCGGCCGCCCCCGCCGCGTCGGCCGCACCGGTCACCGGCAACGGCGACGCCCCAGCGGCGGTCAGCGCCGAACTGCTGGCCGACCTCGCCGCCGACGGCACCACCAGCTTCATGGTCTACCTGCGGGAGAAGGCGACCCTGGACTCCGCAGCCCGGATCAGCGACCGGGCCCGGCGCTCCACCGTGGCGTACGAGCAGTTGACCGAGGTCGCCGAGCGCAGCCAACGAGAGCTGACCGCCGACCTGACCCGGCGCAAGGTGCCGCACACCAGCTTCTGGATCGCCAACGCGGTGCAGGTGACCGGTGACCGGGCGCTGGTCGACGCGATCGCCGCCCGGCCGGAGGTGGCGCGGGTGGAACCACTGCGTACTCATGAGCTGATCGAGCCGGTCACACAGTCGTCCGTCGCCGACGATCCGCAGACCACCTGGGGTGTGGAGCAGATCGGCGCCCCCCGGGTCTGGTCGGAGTTCGGCGTACGCGGCGACACCGTGGTGATCGCCAGCATCGACACCGGAGTCCAGTTCGATCATCCGGCGCTGGTCGCCAGCTACCGGGGGAACCTCGGTGACGGCACCTTCGACCACGACTACAACTGGTTCGACCCGTCCGGCGTGTGCCCGGACGAGACGCCCTGCGACAACCAGGGGCACGGCAGCCACACGGTGGGCACGATGGTCGGTGACGACGGTGCCGGTGCCCGGATCGGGGTGGCGCCGGGGGCGCGGTGGATCGCGGCGAAGGGCTGCGAGAGCCGGAGCTGCTCCGACGCGGCGCTGCTCGCCGCCGGCCAGTGGGTGTTGGCGCCGACCGACCGCAACGGCGAGAACCCGCGCCCGGACCTGCGGCCGGACATCGTGAACAACTCGTGGGGCGGTGGCCAGGCCAACCTCTGGTACGAGCAGGTGGTGACCGCCTGGCGGGCGGCCGGCATCTTCCCGGTCTTCTCGGCCGGCAACGAAGGGCCGGCGTGCAACACCGCCAGCTCCCCCGGCGACTATCCGAACGTCTACACGGTCGGCGCGCACGATGTCGACGGCACGATCGCGGGCTTCTCCAGCCGGGGCGCCTCCGGGGTGGACAGCCAGATCAAGCCGGACATCGCCGCTCCTGGCGTGGGCACCGTCTCGGCGATCCCGGGCAGCCAGTACGGCACCGCCGACGGCACGTCGATGGCGGCGCCGCACGTCGCCGGCACGGTCGCGCTGTTGTGGTCGGCCGCGCCGGCGCTGCGCAACGACTACGCGGCGACGGTCGCCCTGCTGGACCGTACCGCGATCGACGTCGACGCGACCGAGTGCGGCGGCACCGTGGCGGACAACAACCTGGCGGGCGAGGGCCGGCTGGACGCGTACCAGCTGGTGGCGCAGTCACCCCGCGCGCAGACCGGCCGGCTGACCGGCACGGTGACCGACGCGGCGGACGGCTCCCCGGTCGCCGGGGTGACCGTGGCGGTCGCCGGGCGCAGTGTGCAGACCGGACCCACCGGCTCGTACGCGACGTACCTGCCAGCAGGCACGCACCCGGTGACCGTGTCCGGATTCGGCTGGGCCACCCAGTCGCTGACGGTAACGGTCGGCACCGCGCCGGCGGGCCTGGACGTCGCCCTCGTCGCGGTGCCGCATGTCACCCTCTCCGGCCGGGTCACCGACGGCTCCGGGCAGGGCTGGCCGCTGTACGCGCGGATCGAGGTCGCCGGCCGGCCCGGCCACCCGGTCTTCACCGACCCGACCAGCGGCCGGTACGCCGTACAGGTGCCCCGGCACGGCACGTACCAGTTGACGGTGACCGCGCAGTACCCCGGCTACCGGACGGTGACCACCGAGGTGGCGGTCGGCGGCCAGGCCCGGACGGCGAACCTGGTGGTGTTGGCGCAGATCGCCTGCACCGCGCCCGGCTACACGGCCGGGACCGGCGCTACGGTGTTCGCCACCGACTTCGCCGCCGAGCCGGTCGGCTGGTCGGTCGCGGACCGCACCGACGGTGGCGGCTGGACCTTCACCGACCACCACCAGCGGGGCAACCTGACTGGCGGCAGCGGCGGGTTCGCCATCGTGGACAGCGACGGACACGGCGTCGGGCGCAGCCAGGACACCCTGCTGCACACGCCGATGGTCGACATCTCGCAGATCGCGGCCCCGGTGCTGCGGTTCCACACCGACGCGCGGATCGCCGGCAATGGCGACGTCGCCGCGATCGACGTCTCGACCAACGGCACCGAATGGGTCAACGTCTCCCAGGTCACCGAAAGCGTACGCGGGCCGCGGTTGGTGGAGATTCCGCTGGCGGCGGTGGCCGGCGCCGACCAGGTGCAGGTCCGGTTCCGCTACCGGGGCGGGTACAGCTGGTGGTGGCAGGTCGACGACGTGGCGATCGTCGACCGCACCTGCACTGCGGTCGACGGCGGGCTGGTCGCCGGGTTCACCAGCGACGCGAACACGGGGGCAGCGGTGGTCGGGGCGCGGGTAGCCGACCCGCAGCGCCCGGACGAGTACGGGACGTCGGCGGCCACCCCGGCCGACGAGACGGTGCCGGACGGGTTCTACTGGTTCTTCGCCAGCGGTGCCGGGCAGCAGCGGTCGTTCGTCGCCGAGGCGGCGCCGTACCAGCAGCGGAAGCGGACCGCTTCGGTGGTTGCCGGCGGCACCCGGCGGGTCGATTTCGACCTGCGCAGCGGGCAGTTGGCGGTCAGCGGCGCACCGGTCGAGGCGGAGCTGGCCCACGGCGGCAACGGCAGCGCCGAGTTCACCGTCCGTAACACCGGGACCGCTCCGGTGACGGTGGAGGTGCTGGAGCGACCCGCAGCGGCGGCCACGCCGCCGCTGTCCGGGCAGCCGTCGTGGCAGCGGTTGGCCGACGCGCCGGACGGGCTGTCCGACAACGCCGCCGTGGTGCTCGACGGCACGGTCTACTCGATCGGCGGTGGCACCCATCTGGGCACCACCCGGCAGGCGTGGGCCTACGACCTGGCCGCCGACAGCTGGCAACGGCTGCCGGACCTGCCCCGGGACCGGGGCAAACCGGCGGTGGCCGCGGTCGACGGCAAGGTGTACGTGTTCGGCGGCTGGGACACCGAGTTCCGGCCGCAGTCGGCGGTCGACGTGTTCGATCCGGCGACCGGGGTGTGGCAGACCCTCGCCGGGGTGACCAACCCGGCGCCTCGGGCGGCAGCGGCGGCGGTGGTCGTCGAAGGGCTGATCTACCTGGTTGGCGGCTGCCGGGACGACCTGTGCCGGGCGTCGACCGACGTGCTGGCGTTCGACCCGGTGACCGCCACGTTCCGGGCGCTCGCCGACTACCCGCACGAGGTGGCGTGGCATGCCTGCGGGGCGATCGACCTGCGGATCTACTGCGCTGGCGGGTTCAGCCACGACGGCGACTACGCCGACACCCTCGCCTACGACCCGGACACCGACCGCTGGTCGGCACGGGCGGCCATGCCAGAGCACGTGACCAGCATGGCGTACTCGGTGGCTGCCGGACGTCTGGTGCTGGCCGGCGGGATGCTGGCCGGTGGGGAGATCACCGACCGGACCATCGGGTACGACCCGGTGGCCGACGCGTGGCAGGAGTTGGCCCCGACCGGGCAGGCCGCGTTCCGGGGTGCCGGTGCCTGCGGTGGGCTGGCGATCGGCGGCATGTCACCGCAGTGGGCGGCGCTGCCGTCGATCTCCCAGTGGTCCGGGGCGGATGGTTGCGCGCCGCAGGCCGAGGTGTCCTGGCTGCGGGTGCGGCCGGCCAGTTTCACGTTGGCGCCAGGGGCGTCGAAGGCCGTCACGGTGCGGTTCACCGCTGACGCCGCAGCCGGGGTCGACGGGCCCGGCCGGTACACCGCCACGCTGGCGCTGCGGGCACAGACTCCGTACCCGGTGCCGACCGTACCGGTGGAGTTGACGGTGCGACAGCGGTGA
- a CDS encoding NUDIX domain-containing protein, translating into MTGLPYSFCSFCGLGYPTGAGWPRQCDHCGQIVWRNPTPVAVAVVPVVTPQGIGVVVQRRDIEPARGELALPGGFIEYGEDWRTAVVRELREETGLDGSAGQVRLYDVRSVPNGASLLIFGVLPPRPVETMPVSVATEEATEWLVVTEPVELAFSLHTEVLARFLADPAGIADPVAFADPPN; encoded by the coding sequence GTGACTGGTCTGCCGTACTCGTTCTGCTCGTTCTGCGGTCTCGGCTACCCGACCGGTGCCGGCTGGCCCCGGCAGTGTGACCACTGTGGGCAGATTGTGTGGCGTAATCCGACGCCGGTGGCCGTCGCGGTGGTCCCGGTCGTCACCCCGCAAGGGATCGGCGTGGTGGTGCAGCGCCGCGACATCGAGCCGGCGCGCGGTGAGTTGGCGCTGCCGGGTGGTTTCATCGAGTACGGCGAGGACTGGCGCACGGCCGTGGTCCGTGAGTTGCGTGAGGAGACCGGGCTCGACGGGTCGGCCGGTCAGGTGCGGCTGTACGACGTCCGCAGCGTGCCGAACGGCGCCAGCCTGCTGATCTTCGGTGTGTTGCCGCCCCGGCCAGTGGAGACGATGCCGGTGTCGGTGGCGACCGAGGAGGCCACCGAGTGGCTGGTGGTGACGGAGCCGGTCGAGTTGGCCTTCTCGCTGCACACCGAGGTGCTCGCGCGCTTTTTGGCGGACCCGGCCGGCATCGCCGACCCGGTGGCCTTCGCCGACCCACCGAATTGA